From a region of the Pristis pectinata isolate sPriPec2 chromosome 2, sPriPec2.1.pri, whole genome shotgun sequence genome:
- the lcorl gene encoding uncharacterized protein lcorl isoform X7 — MNTSKQNGEKGCLFSSLHITMQILMWRERMHPLAHLPQNCDRNIPLVAQEIMKRMIRQFAIEYISRSNRVHGTQTGSADESVSIPDDPPANQTQNSFHQEQEGPLDLTVNKNQQKCFQQADGVLDLSTKKNSINSTLSTGSCPTSTTTKLSGNGIEADAGRIFDSTNKTGCVSYKVTTLNEILSTLCHVHQKLLTAMLKCLIQEKGAFNIQCREQRYSQLQNSSFNSSENKANEESCNCTRFQWCESCSTQTVRSVPLPWVPRHSYMKDVHCSSCKKGTLECFTIISNGICKKCNKINVYQVCTGSYKHFSGGIYGRGAVQVYSELPVEEISNTTAAESPILTYGIKDYSKPRSPSPPPLSPVETDSFEVDRMNKAISTLDANSIELIINQPPSLSPEEEECCNPGVSNQTQTRPKSADQLQPGMYEFEVVHNEISRSSESANDLEQGEHSASFQEVMERINEKLKSIETSDEGQVLANLSNDDSCNHNDSLKLREITSSLTHKAKVSDYSLMELLKQHEKNRENRIIQTRFRKRQETLIALHNSPDSPSSRRQTVQIKRDLANLDQLFLNKESTCEKFGRKSAKSCHKYKSSPEKESTLIEHYIKETSPEEESLLFSKDLENVDNVILQSSSLPGQCEAEFSELTPSLELLVNETRDVTECANSKESSNADLFYIPDLDEIRMGIPMKNTKKPDYDFQEFPLCLQDSNKMDYKSKIGRAKRKILPPERFSIYITEPRKMFYAACFPENFQRKPIKAKKSDMECESNACEMPNVANSMKITLHSEEQDNVVVYEVAEGLEATSSTQCELLKGIDSNSKRTDDLLAMEEHTTKHNSPDIILHASQKTDELVDQYNNRKEITPTVLNADSLKAVCSMEHNDPDVCNNGNSKFVAKWETLENAVNNLFSSSPNSGAILDSSSFLASGCLSVNPPLQQRCLHHAICDSLVHKNTDSLNGIDMSKNCSIYYNSPIKLMFLSEINSDKGVKYTLTSVTSSSKLDTNNPLSKVHPEEIYLKGPEVSNSSGSENDNATEHFQNLPACESDKTTEYIQNPPASESVNTAAYFQNLSASNSGNAAECLDSCSESSSKTCEDINCNLDAFSCNGSPCCSNNYTGGNTSQMVEITLASKEVAESILKRKPGRPKKLGPPVEKQIKRPKGRPPKPKVELSEPVEYTTEDAHTEKLNPPSTDDSRNIKITVVYGRSRRFKRLVSENDKILTNNHLRNANESNLKQNCENQIVQCSESVQNSTAEEFEGKTDSSASSVTECEYGYDLVRPIKDKPVSLHTTGNAVCPSSKPPSTKTCKGGQRKPGRPAKVKISGISVTVNAVSPRERKVCINSILPPLEQESPPSYKQSEDTTIKDSNLSREMSLSIPNNCEARSKENPVEKKVKHTLPLRHSVRIRKPSLYFLHSFANSCSLSQSSALIRKSRKLLLNKAGNELAKSRKLGLKMAAENIASNVTLESKEEETKNEIDEFDCGFEMSADPVFVSGTSLRWWHSSTSKQTLQEELDLRFEQINSGWHPVDAAELMISSDKRKHPIHFEGITKSVMIADNKNRVQISPIQMLFQGHCNMDKIRAWFMQTTETHSLAIVRKENARDPIEVLNAKGITASGNQVDSASNPQAEHLKKHLKKFALESPVRPRGQFHLSNRMSKFKVYKPKRLLVEHNKRVCCKPHHKKLLHHHRVQYKQWKSAWKHLNEIPPFQHDSVNVESKNSQKKESEVNSFSTAKESILLNNGKENENQDKIITRNNASAALSSCADEQNLNSLKSSECKRTESTTKDSEKEASVVGGQQEIICRNVNWKLANFKECRVFLRKINSLDQSHFRNNGVWTPSKNSSSNSKGTDNLQRYTEVNTDPCTEMNIPAVSTFETQSLNPVGHNPCEPKGKRKYTERTNNENGLSCSPSKKVKYFASKQSICQVNSNCLPSLDTNSNSVNEKSSQKENAEIVKANAGKVKRHTDVNTDATSLKRMRQSVEQRLSCNQLQFQIGNST, encoded by the exons ACCTTCCTCAGAACTGTGATCGCAACATTCCTTTAGTTGCTCAGGAAATAATGAAAAGAATGATTCGTCAGTTTGCAATTGAATATATATCCAGAAGTAATCGTGTTCATGGAACTCAAACTGGATCAGCCGATGAATCTGTTTCAATCCCAGATGATCCTCCTGCCAACCAAACCCAGAACTCCTTTCATCAGGAGCAGGAGGGACCATTAGACCTCACTGTGAATAAAAATCAACAGAAATGTTTTCAACAAG CAGATGGAGTGCTTGATCTGTCAACAAAGAAGAATAGTATAAATTCCACACTATCAACTGGATCTTGTCCTACATCAACCACTACCAAATTATCAGG TAATGGCATAGAAGCTGATGCAGGAAGAATATTTGACTCTACCAACAAAACTGGTTGCGTAAGCTACAAAGTAACGACATTGAATGAAATTTTATCTACATTGTGCCATGTTCATCAGAAACTTCTTACAGCAATGCTGAAGTGTCTAATTCAAGAAAAAGGTGCTTTCAATATACAATGCAGAGAACAAAGATATTCACAACTTCAAAATTCCTCATTtaattccagtgaaaataaagcaAATGAGGAATCATGTAATTGTACTAGATTCCAATGGTGTGAAAGTTGCTCCACGCAGACTGTACGATCAGTTCCTCTTCCATGGGTTCCTCGCCATAGTTATATGAAAGACGTACATTGTTCATCATGCAAAAAGGGCACACTCGAGTGCTTTACAATAATAAGTAATGGAATTTGCAAAAAATGTAACAAGATCAATGTATACCAAGTTTGCACTGGGTCATATAAACATTTTTCTGGAGGCATTTATGGCCGAGGAGCTGTTCAAGTTTACAGTGAACTTCCAGTTGAAGAGATTTCCAACACAACAGCAGCAGAATCTCCTATCCTGACATATGGCATCAAAGATTACAGTAAACCACGAAGTCCTTCTCCTCCGCCTTTATCGCCAGTAGAAACTGACAGTTTTGAAGTTGATAGGATGAACAAAGCCATTTCTACCTTAGATGCCAATAGTATTGAACTTATCATCAACCAGCCTCCCTCTCTTTCACCAGAAGAGGAAGAATGTTGTAACCCTGGGGTCTCAAACCAAACTCAGACCAGACCAAAGTCAGCAGATCAACTCCAACCGGGAATGTATGAATTTGAAGTAGTCCATAATGAAATTAGTAGGTCATCAGAATCTGCGAATGACTTGGAACAAGGTGAGCATTCTGCTTCATTTCAGGAGGTAATGGAGCGGataaatgaaaaattgaaatcaattgaAACATCAGATGAAGGCCAAGTTTTGGCAAACCTTTCCAATGATGATTCTTGTAATCATAATGACAGTCTTAAATTGAGAGAAATCACATCTTCTTTAACACACAAAGCAAAAGTCAGTGATTATAGCCTAATGGAATTACTTAAGCAACATGAGAAAAACAGGGAAAACAGAATTATTCAAACTCGTTTCCGGAAGCGGCAGGAGACCTTAATTGCTCTGCATAATTCTCCAGATTCGCCATCATCTCGACGTCAGACGGTACAAATAAAAAGAGACCTTGCAAATCTTGatcaactatttttaaataaGGAATCAACATGTGAAAAATTTGGAAGGAAGTCAGCAAAGAGTTGTCATAAATATAAAAGTTCACCAGAAAAAGAATCTACACTTATAGAACATTATATTAAAGAAACTTCCCCAGAAGAAGAATCTTTACTATTCAGTAAAGATTTGGAGAATGTTGATAATGTTATTTTGCAATCCAGTAGTTTGCCTGGCCAATGTGAAGCTGAATTTAGTGAGTTAACACCATCTTTAGAACTTCTTGTAAATGAAACCAGAGATGTGACAGAGTGTGCCAATTCAAAAGAAAGTTCAAATGCAGATCTGTTCTACATTCCTGACCTGGATGAAATTAGAATGGGGATTCCAATGAAGAATACCAAGAAACCTGATTATGATTTTCAGGAATTTCCTTTGTGCTTACAAGATTCTAACAAAATGGATTATAAATCTAAAATTGGGAGGGCCAAACGAAAAATTCTGCCTCCAGAAAGATTTTCTATATATATTACTGAGCCTAGAAAAATGTTCTATGCTGCCTGTTTTCCTGAAAATTTCCAGCGAAAACCTATTAAGGCAAAAAAATCTGATATGGAGTGTGAGAGTAATGCTTGTGAAATGCCTAATGTTGCCAATTCCATGAAGATAACACTCCATAGTGAAGAGCAAGACAATGTAGTTGTATATGAAGTTGCTGAAGGTTTGGAAGCAACTTCCTCTACTCAGTGTGAGCTCCTGAAGGGCATAGACAGTAACAGTAAAAGAACTGATGATTTATTAGCAATGGAAGAACATACAACTAAGCATAATTCACCTGACATAATACTTCATGCATCACAAAAAACAGATGAACTCGTGGATCAATACAATAATAGAAAGGAAATAACACCTACAGTGTTAAATGCTGATTCATTGAAAGCTGTTTGTTCCATGGAACATAATGACCCTGATGTTTGTAACAATGGTAACTCAAAGTTTGTTGCCAAATGGGAAACGTTGGAGAATGcagtaaataatttattttctagtAGCCCTAATTCTGGTGCCATACTTGACTCCAGTTCATTCTTGGCAAGTGGCTGTCTGAGTGTGAATCCTCCATTGCAGCAGAGGTGTCTACATCATGCAATTTGTGATAGCTTGGTTCATAAGAATACTGATTCTCTAAACGGAATAGACATGAGTAAGAATTGCTCCATTTATTACAACAGTCCCATAAAGCTTATGTTTCTTTCTGAGATAAACAGTGATAAAGGAGTTAAATATACTCTGACGTCTGTGACCTCTTCTTCAAAGCTTGACACCAATAATCCTCTTTCAAAAGTTCATCCTGAAGAAATTTACCTTAAAGGACCAGAGGTAAGCAATTCATCTGGTTCTGAAAATGATAATGCAACAGagcatttccaaaatctgccagcTTGTGAAAGTGATAAAACAACAGAATATATCCAAAATCCACCTGCTTCTGAAAGTGTTAATACAGCGGCatatttccaaaatctgtctgcTTCTAACAGTGGTAATGCAGCAGAATGTTTGGACAGTTGTTCAGAAAGTTCTTCTAAAACCTGTGAGGATATAAATTGCAACCTAGATGCATTCAGCTGTAATGGTTCTCCTTGTTGTTCAAATAATTATACAGGTGGTAATACCAGTCAGATGGTAGAAATAACATTGGCTTCAAAGGAAGTGGCTGAATCCATTCTTAAAAGAAAACCTGGTCGACCCAAAAAACTGGGCCCACCAGTGGAAAAGCAGATTAAAAGGCCCAAGGGCAGACCACCGAAGCCTAAAGTGGAATTATCAGAACCTGTTGAGTATACGACTGAAGATGCACATACTGAAAAACTCAATCCCCCTTCCACAGATGATAGCCGTAACATTAAAATTACTGTTGTCTATGGAAGATCAAGAAGGTTCAAAAGACTTGTATCTGAGAATGATAAAATTTTAACAAATAATCACCTCAGAAATGCTAatgaaagtaatttaaaacaaaattgtgaaaATCAAATAGTGCAGTGCAGTGAAAGTGTGCAAAATTCCActgcagaggaatttgaaggcaaaactgATAGTTCTGCATCGTCAGTGACTGAATGTGAATATGGATATGATTTAGTTAGGCCCATAAAGGATAAACCTGTTTCACTTCATACCACTGGCAATGCTGTTTGTCCAAGTAGCAAGCCTCCGTCAACTAAAACTTGCAAAGGTGGACAACGAAAACCTGGACGTCCTGCTAAAGTGAAGATTTCGGGTATATCTGTGACTGTTAATGCAGTATCACCGCGGGAAAGAAAAGTCTGTATTAATAGTATACTACCTCCATTAGAACAGGAGTCCCCACCTTCATATAAGCAATCCGAAGATACAACTATCAAAGACAGTAACTTAAGTAGAGAGATGTCTTTGAGCATTCCAAATAACTGTGAAGCAAGATCAAAGGAAAATCCTGTTGAAAAGAAAGTAAAACATACTCTGCCCCTGAGGCATTCAGTTAGAATTAGAAAGCCATCTCTGTACTTCTTGCATTCCTTTGCAAACTCTTGCTCACTTTCTCAAAGCAGTGCCCTAATACGTAAATCTCGAAAGCTGCTTTTAAACAAAGCGGGGAATGAACTTGCTAAAAGCAGGAAGTTGGGTCTTAAAATGGCAGCTGAAAATATCGCCTCAAATGTTACATTGGAGAGCAAAGAGGAGGAAACCAAGAATGAAATAGATGAATTTGACTGTGGTTTTGAAATGTCAGCAGATCCAGTTTTTGTATCAGGCACTTCACTCAGGTGGTGGCACAGCTCCACTTCAAAACAAACTTTGCAGGAGGAACTTGATCTGCGATTTGAACAAATCAACAGTGGTTGGCATCCTGTTGATGCCGCAGAATTGATGATTTCTTCTGACAAAAGAAAACATCCAATTCACTTTGAAGGCATCACTAAATCAGTGATGATTGCAGATAATAAGAATCGGGTTCAAATTTCCCCTATCCAAATGTTGTTTCAGGGGCATTGTAATATGGATAAAATTCGTGCATGGTTTATGCAAACAACAGAAACTCATTCTTTAGCAATTGTAAGAAAAGAAAATGCCCGTGATCCCATTGAGGTTCTGAATGCTAAAGGAATTACTGCATCAGGAAATCAAGTTGATTCTGCCTCCAACCCTCAGGCAGAACATTTGAAAAAGCACCTTAAAAAATTTGCACTAGAATCCCCTGTAAGGCCAAGAGGGCAATTCCATCTGTCAAACAGGATGTCAAAGTTTAAAGTTTATAAACCTAAAAGGCTTCTGGTAGAACATAACAAAAGGGTTTGTTGTAAACCACACCACAAGAAATTGTTGCACCACCATAGAGTTCAGTACAAGCAATGGAAGTCTGCTTGGAAGCATTTAAATGAAATTCCACCATTCCAACATGACTCAGTGAACGTAGAAAGCAAAAACAGTCAAAAAAAAGAGTCTGAAGTAAATAGCTTTTCAACTGCAAAAGAATCCATATTACTgaacaatggaaaggaaaatgaaaaccaaGATAAAATAATAACTCGGAATAACGCGAGTGCTGCTTTATCTAGTTGTGCAGatgaacagaatttaaattcattgaaaAGCTCAGAATGTAAAAGAACTGAAAGTACAACAAAGGATTCCGAAAAAGAAGCGTCTGTTGTGGGTGGGCAGCAAGAAATTATTTGTAGAAACGTGAACTGGAAACTGGCAAACTTTAAAGAATGCAGGGTATTTCTAAGGAAGATCAACTCCCTGGATCAGAGCCATTTCAGAAATAATGGTGTATGGACTCCGTCCAAAAATAGCTCATCCAATAGTAAAGGCACAGATAACCTTCAGAGGTACACTGAAGTAAATACAGATCCATGTACTGAAATGAATATCCCTGCTGTTAGTACCTTTGAAACACAAAGTTTAAACCCTGTAGGTCATAATCCATGTGAACCAAAAGGGAAGAGAAAGTACACAGAAAGAACAAATAATGAGAATGGGCTAAGTTGTTCACCATCTAAAAAAGTTAAGTATTTTGCAAGCAAGCAGTCGATTTGCCAAGTCAACAGCAATTGCCTCCCTTCGTTGGATACAAACAGTAACTCAGTAAATGAAAAGAGTTCACAAAAGGAAAATGCAGAAATAGTGAAGGCTAATGCAGGAAAAGTAAAAAGGCATACAGATGTCAACACAGATGCAACATCATTGAAGAGGATGAGACAATCTGTTGAACAAAGATTGTCGTGTAATCAATTACAGTTCCAAATCG GCAACTCCACTTGA